The nucleotide sequence GCGTATGGCACCAGGCCGCCGGCGCCGGAGAGGACGCCCCTGGGGGCGCAGGGCCCGGGAAACAGCCAGATGGGCAGCGACATGCCCAGCAGCAGGTAGACGTGGGTGAGGATGAGCGGCCCCGAGTCTCGCTCGTCCAGGAACAGCGTCAGCAGCTGCCGGAGCAGCTGGCCCAGCGGCCGGATCCTGAAGTAGCGCACGTACTCCAGGAACAGGAAGACGGCCAGGCAGCCCACCGACGCCACGTGGAGCAGCTGCTTGTCGTAGATCAGCCCCGGGACGTACGTGGCCACGACGATCAGGTGGAAGTACTTGCGGACGACGGTGGAGGCCTGGTGCTTCTTGGAGCCCGCCTGGCGCTGGTAGTTCTGGTGGAGCACCACGCACGTGGCCACGACGGCCAGGAGCACCCAGTAGGCCAGCAGGCACAGCCGGGTGTCGCTGAGCGTGACGAAGTCCAGCAGCCACATGAGCGGGTGGCGGCCGATGAACAGCGAGAGCCACGGCATGAGGATCCCCAGCGCCAGGACGGCCGTCATCATGTGGAAGAAGAGCGAGGACACCCACGTCTCCGACTCCATGAAGCAGAAGAGCAGCGCGAAGaagacccccagcagcagcgagcccaccaccaccacgggCAGGAAGTAGTTCACCGGGTCGCCCTTCACCTCCGCCAGGTTGAGGGAGCGCTTGATGAGCTGGTTCACGATGAAGCTGATCCCGCCCACGATGAGCAGCGCCTCGCCGGGCGTGAAGCAGCGGGGCAGCAGGTAGAGCACGATCAGGCTGAGGTACACGAAGATCAGCAGCACCTCCAGCACCTCGATGACCTCCGACACCGTCAGCGTCTGCTTGGTGGTGTAGAGGATGGCGCTGCCCGCCATTCCCGCGATGACGCAGGTGTTGGTGGGCACCGGCCTGGTGATGCCCAGCGCGATGAGCGACAGGAACAGCGCCAGCATCATGCCGGTGATGGTCACCACCATGGAGAAGCGCTCGAAGTAGACGTTCCCCGAGGCGGAGCACTTCTCCCTCAGCGCCAGGCCCAGCAGCGGCATCACCATGGAGGCCGGGACGATGCCGCTGTTCGCCGCCGGGCGGAACTGGAACACGGCGCCGCCCGACCGCAGCAGACGGTCCCACTTGTGCTGCACGTAGAAGGCCTGGATGATGAGGGCGATGCTGCACCAGGAGTGCTGGTTCCAGACCACCATGTGGACGCAGAGCACCACGGCCAGCACCACGGCGGACTCCACCAGCACCGGGTTGATGTGCAtggcggcggggcgggggttaacgggggggaggaggaggaggaggactggatctGAACAGACGGTCCGCTGCAGTGAAGGCCTTCTTCTGTCAGTTTGTCCTTCTGGCACACTTCATGGTTTGGCAGGTAGTTTTCCCGTCGCTGTGGGAGTCTGGAACAGGAGAGGAATCAGAAATCAAACTactgccgcacggcctgaacTACGCAGctataaaaacatttaatcatgCAAATATACATTACCAGCTTTTTTTAAGATTCAATTTATATGTAAACCATGTACATAGTCATAGAAAATCCTCCCACTTTGAAGGTTTAAATGTTAAAGCAGTTTGTCCAAGAACACAATCTGCCACTATttgatacaaaaaaaagaaacacatagAACAAAAGTGAAAGTTTTTATCTCTACTGGTCTGTTCTTCAGGACCAGAAATGGGAAAACATCTTGTCATTAAAAGGCTTCTGGAGGCTCCTGACGACGCCTCAAGGGCTTCACATGACGCCTTCTGAGTTCATCCCCATCTAATcaatctgaaaaggaaaaataaccAGAGATGACGGTGATCTAATGCTGAAAACTGAGAGGCTTTTCTCTCATTCTAAGTTTAGTGAAGAGGAGATGGTTTCTTTCTTCAGCATAAAGCGAAAAGAAAGTGGTGAAGTTTTTCTACCCTGTTTGAACATGTTGTTACACATTCAGAAAGACATAATTGTGACTAGTAAtaattctttacattttttttttctgaattttattgtttgaacatgaatatttctacagaaaccttgttttttttaattcggaGAACTTGATATTTCTGATAAATACCAATCCATCAACATAAACTCCACCGTAAGAAAAGGTGATCCAGGACTTTTGAGAAGTAATCAGACAGATGGGTTAAACTCTTTCTCCTAAAACACTAGAAATGTCTCCTGTCACTTCCCAGGCGTGCACGGATCACTGCTTTCTATTACACAGATAGAAACAAAGTCCTATTACAGCTAACGTGACAGGCTTCGCTGCAATCAAAGCTCAAATATTTGCCATCGGATGATGAAATGTCTGGATTTCGACATCTGGTGTGTGGCTCGGTGAATTAAATATGACTTTATGAGACATTTTATGACTGCATCCTGCTCGGATCAAGACTTTACACGCTGAGGATTTTGGGTTGTAGTAAACTGTGAATCAGAGACGGATTCTTTTCCACTGCTGGAGCCACTTCTTGCTGATCCGTCCTCAGTCTGGACCTTGGTCCTTCTTTATCTCCCCTCTGTCATGAACcatggcctctctgcagtctgtgtgAAATTCCCCTCCACTGTCTGAGCTCACATGAACCCAGGTTTTAAAGCTCTGGCCCGGATCAGCTGTGCGGGACTCCGTTCATCATCCAGGAAGCCGTCAAGTCTCCAGCTACGACCTGATCTGATCGGGTCCGGGTCCAGTG is from Salarias fasciatus chromosome 7 unlocalized genomic scaffold, fSalaFa1.1 super_scaffold_4, whole genome shotgun sequence and encodes:
- the LOC115382445 gene encoding dolichol kinase-like is translated as MHINPVLVESAVVLAVVLCVHMVVWNQHSWCSIALIIQAFYVQHKWDRLLRSGGAVFQFRPAANSGIVPASMVMPLLGLALREKCSASGNVYFERFSMVVTITGMMLALFLSLIALGITRPVPTNTCVIAGMAGSAILYTTKQTLTVSEVIEVLEVLLIFVYLSLIVLYLLPRCFTPGEALLIVGGISFIVNQLIKRSLNLAEVKGDPVNYFLPVVVVGSLLLGVFFALLFCFMESETWVSSLFFHMMTAVLALGILMPWLSLFIGRHPLMWLLDFVTLSDTRLCLLAYWVLLAVVATCVVLHQNYQRQAGSKKHQASTVVRKYFHLIVVATYVPGLIYDKQLLHVASVGCLAVFLFLEYVRYFRIRPLGQLLRQLLTLFLDERDSGPLILTHVYLLLGMSLPIWLFPGPCAPRGVLSGAGGLVPYAGVLAVGVGDTVASVFGSTMGEIRWPGTKKTMEGTATSVFAQIIAVAVFLIFDGSINLNSTYSWIVGSITLVALLEAYTSQIDNLLLPLYLFILLLL